One region of Estrella lausannensis genomic DNA includes:
- a CDS encoding MYG1 family protein, with protein sequence MVEKKVNRSCGIHDGTFHADEVTACALLIVFGLIDEEKIIRTRDSELLAQCEYICDVGGIYEPAKKLFDHHQVDYQGPLSSAGMVLLYLKNQKIITEEVYHFFNESLVRGVDNHDNGLDPQIPGVCTYSHILANFTPIHYEAEPEELEAAFREALTFSRGHVQRLWDRYQYNHSCREIIAEAMKTSESFLLFERAIPWMDVFFELGGEEHPAQFIVMPSGTHWKVRGIPPSPHDKMRVRWPLPKEWAGLLEEELKKRTGIEGAIFCHKGRFISVWETKEDALKALDIILQQQRETA encoded by the coding sequence ATGGTGGAAAAAAAGGTCAACAGAAGCTGCGGTATCCACGACGGCACATTCCATGCCGACGAGGTGACTGCCTGTGCTCTTTTGATCGTTTTTGGCCTCATCGACGAAGAGAAAATCATCCGCACAAGAGATTCTGAGCTGCTTGCCCAGTGCGAGTACATCTGCGATGTCGGCGGAATATACGAACCGGCCAAAAAGCTGTTTGACCACCATCAGGTGGACTACCAGGGCCCTCTTTCGTCTGCCGGCATGGTGCTGCTCTACCTGAAAAACCAAAAGATCATCACCGAAGAGGTGTATCACTTCTTCAACGAGAGTCTGGTCAGAGGCGTCGACAACCACGACAACGGCTTAGACCCCCAGATTCCCGGCGTCTGCACCTACTCCCACATTCTCGCCAACTTCACGCCGATTCACTACGAAGCTGAACCAGAGGAGCTGGAGGCAGCATTTCGGGAAGCGCTCACCTTTTCAAGAGGCCATGTACAGCGTCTTTGGGACCGTTATCAATACAATCATTCTTGTCGCGAAATCATTGCCGAAGCGATGAAAACGAGCGAGAGTTTCCTCCTGTTTGAGAGAGCCATTCCCTGGATGGACGTCTTTTTTGAACTTGGCGGCGAGGAGCATCCCGCCCAGTTTATCGTCATGCCCTCGGGAACTCACTGGAAAGTCCGGGGCATACCACCCTCGCCCCACGACAAAATGCGCGTCCGTTGGCCTCTGCCGAAAGAGTGGGCCGGACTGCTCGAAGAGGAGCTTAAAAAACGGACAGGCATCGAAGGGGCCATCTTCTGCCACAAAGGACGCTTTATCTCCGTCTGGGAGACTAAAGAAGATGCGCTGAAAGCTTTAGACATCATCCTGCAGCAACAAAGAGAGACAGCGTGA
- a CDS encoding LOG family protein, with the protein MPAIEYYLDPAHFDLVTPDGKIISMQRIDDKTLEAIVFIENISPVFVGFQIDPQLIFFNVKSTLAQVGVDGIGMEYKLDQKSRSAEVRVQLRAIGELAKEMLKYIAVGAEIGKLFAADDRRRVRDPEYLSRMFGRADRWGRPLLSLGGLHGSDDLILDKIDGRTVAYLSLQVGRVTYSKEMLGFLPTLGKALVSNIKTRNMMRLHQEWHPHLPRNITDEELLLVRTLPLHIRTVFARVVDNLLADGYKHTSASILQPDTKASGDIYELFGGSKRELSDIPLEFYTLEPYREHVFFSDRDQLQSALENDDALFNAFATAPGTLQERAATFVVKGNQLLNLTAEDWIVRETRSFDFPGTTHIERQAQLVERYIEQQPTYPFLKSINDGAITSQGILMTRYFPSPLLKRMLLGDMTQRFLKGIYFQYPSLSGDGFFSSEDRALLHDLEKFAIPVFWVDDSTKKILRYAEKGGRDTGMFVPLSQLDTFHKATSIGIYGSNLMRGDFEIELRELLEGLLKMRETVNHPLLGKDKPLALITGGGPGAMEVGNKVATELGILSCANIVDFRPKQGGVVNEQNQNPFVQAKMTYRLDKLVERQAEFYLDLPIFLVGGIGTDFEFSLEEVRRKVGAQSPTPIILFGGSDYWKKKVTSRFQLNLESGTIKGSEWLSNGFFAIQSAAEGIEVYRQFLTGNLLIGKEGPIYPNGFVDMAHDKLALKQPT; encoded by the coding sequence ATGCCCGCGATTGAATACTACCTAGACCCCGCCCACTTTGACCTTGTCACTCCTGACGGTAAGATCATCAGCATGCAGCGCATCGATGACAAAACTCTCGAAGCGATTGTCTTTATCGAGAATATCTCCCCTGTGTTTGTCGGCTTTCAGATCGACCCACAGCTTATTTTTTTCAACGTGAAGAGCACGTTGGCCCAAGTCGGAGTCGACGGCATCGGGATGGAATATAAACTCGACCAAAAAAGCCGCTCTGCCGAAGTACGCGTCCAGCTGCGAGCTATTGGCGAGCTCGCGAAAGAGATGCTGAAATACATCGCTGTCGGCGCAGAGATCGGCAAACTGTTTGCCGCTGACGACCGCCGCCGGGTGCGCGATCCGGAATACCTCTCCCGGATGTTCGGCCGGGCCGACCGCTGGGGAAGACCTCTTCTTTCTCTTGGGGGGCTCCATGGCAGCGACGACCTCATCCTCGATAAGATCGATGGCCGCACCGTCGCCTACCTATCCTTGCAGGTGGGACGAGTGACCTATTCCAAAGAGATGCTCGGCTTTTTGCCCACCCTGGGAAAAGCGCTGGTATCCAATATCAAGACCCGAAACATGATGCGCCTGCATCAGGAGTGGCACCCGCACCTTCCCCGAAATATTACCGATGAGGAGCTGCTGCTCGTCCGCACTCTCCCCCTGCACATCCGCACAGTCTTTGCACGAGTTGTCGACAATCTTCTGGCCGATGGCTATAAACACACGAGCGCAAGCATCCTGCAGCCGGACACCAAAGCCTCGGGCGACATCTATGAACTCTTTGGCGGCAGCAAACGCGAACTCTCCGATATTCCGCTCGAGTTCTACACACTGGAGCCCTACCGCGAGCACGTCTTCTTCTCCGACCGCGACCAGCTACAAAGCGCCCTGGAGAATGACGACGCCCTCTTCAACGCTTTCGCCACCGCTCCCGGAACGCTGCAGGAGAGAGCGGCAACTTTTGTCGTAAAAGGCAACCAGCTCCTTAACCTGACAGCTGAAGACTGGATCGTCCGCGAGACAAGGTCCTTCGATTTTCCGGGTACAACCCATATCGAACGGCAGGCGCAGCTTGTCGAGCGCTATATCGAACAGCAGCCAACCTATCCCTTCTTAAAAAGTATCAATGACGGGGCGATCACGAGCCAGGGCATCCTCATGACGCGCTACTTCCCCTCTCCCCTCCTTAAAAGGATGCTGCTTGGGGATATGACCCAGCGTTTCTTGAAAGGGATCTATTTTCAATACCCCTCGCTCTCCGGCGACGGCTTTTTCTCCTCGGAAGACAGGGCTCTCCTGCACGACCTGGAGAAATTTGCCATTCCGGTTTTCTGGGTGGACGACTCGACTAAAAAGATCCTGCGCTATGCCGAAAAGGGCGGTCGGGATACAGGGATGTTCGTCCCTCTTTCCCAGCTCGACACTTTCCATAAAGCAACCAGTATCGGCATCTATGGCTCCAACTTAATGCGGGGTGACTTTGAAATCGAGCTGCGCGAGCTGCTTGAAGGCCTGCTTAAAATGCGAGAAACGGTGAACCACCCGCTCCTTGGCAAAGACAAGCCTCTGGCGCTGATCACCGGCGGCGGCCCTGGAGCGATGGAGGTGGGCAACAAAGTCGCCACCGAACTTGGCATCTTATCGTGCGCCAACATCGTCGACTTCCGCCCCAAGCAAGGGGGTGTGGTCAATGAACAAAACCAGAATCCCTTCGTCCAAGCCAAGATGACCTACCGCCTCGACAAGCTGGTCGAAAGACAGGCAGAGTTCTACTTAGACCTACCCATATTCCTCGTCGGAGGGATAGGCACCGACTTTGAATTTAGCCTGGAAGAGGTCCGCCGAAAAGTGGGAGCCCAGAGCCCGACGCCCATCATCCTCTTTGGCGGGTCAGATTACTGGAAGAAAAAGGTGACTTCCCGCTTCCAACTCAATTTGGAGTCCGGGACGATTAAAGGTTCTGAGTGGCTAAGCAACGGCTTCTTCGCAATCCAATCGGCTGCGGAAGGGATTGAAGTGTACCGCCAGTTCCTGACCGGCAACTTGCTGATTGGGAAAGAAGGCCCTATCTATCCCAACGGATTTGTCGATATGGCACACGACAAGCTCGCCCTCAAGCAGCCAACATAG
- a CDS encoding histidine triad nucleotide-binding protein codes for MTTIFGKIIKRELPADIVYEDDHIIAIKDIAPLAPVHILIMPKKEIKNIQSVKPEDLPLLQEIFAVAQKLAEEHDVEESYRLLTNNGTEAGQTIFHLHFHLIGGERLGPMA; via the coding sequence GTGACCACGATTTTTGGCAAGATCATCAAACGAGAACTTCCCGCGGACATAGTCTACGAAGACGACCACATCATCGCGATCAAAGATATCGCCCCCTTAGCCCCGGTTCATATCTTGATCATGCCCAAGAAAGAGATCAAAAATATCCAGTCGGTTAAACCCGAGGACCTCCCTCTGCTTCAGGAGATCTTTGCGGTTGCGCAGAAGCTGGCGGAAGAGCATGATGTTGAAGAGAGCTACCGCCTGCTCACCAACAACGGTACAGAGGCCGGTCAGACAATTTTTCATCTCCACTTCCATCTTATCGGCGGCGAACGCTTAGGTCCGATGGCATAA
- a CDS encoding isochorismatase family protein: MNASFRNRFVERGKTGFLLVDVQDKLFPLVENPVEASEAMIKAIKGFKLLGLPYIVSEQYPEKLGGTIAELKGLIDQERVFSKTFFSCLKDDKLKEALLKESVDTWILLGIEAHVCILQTAKDLILHGKQCVVLNDAISSRSVYDYSSAIAELRDIGARVSSVETILFELLQNSKAPEFKSVSQLIK; encoded by the coding sequence ATGAACGCTTCGTTCAGAAACCGTTTCGTCGAAAGGGGCAAAACGGGCTTTTTACTCGTCGATGTCCAAGATAAGCTCTTTCCTTTAGTCGAAAATCCGGTTGAAGCTTCGGAAGCGATGATTAAAGCCATCAAAGGTTTTAAGCTTTTGGGCCTTCCCTACATCGTCTCAGAACAATATCCCGAGAAGCTTGGCGGAACCATTGCCGAACTGAAGGGCCTCATTGATCAAGAGAGAGTCTTCAGCAAGACCTTCTTCTCTTGCCTTAAAGATGACAAACTTAAAGAAGCCCTTTTGAAAGAGTCGGTAGACACCTGGATCCTTCTTGGCATCGAAGCGCATGTCTGTATCCTGCAGACTGCAAAAGACCTTATTCTACACGGCAAGCAGTGTGTTGTGTTAAACGATGCCATCTCGTCGCGTTCCGTCTACGACTACTCCAGCGCGATTGCGGAATTAAGAGATATCGGCGCACGGGTCAGTTCCGTGGAAACGATTCTCTTTGAGCTGCTGCAGAACTCTAAAGCCCCCGAGTTTAAGTCTGTCAGCCAGCTCATCAAATGA